A portion of the Rhinopithecus roxellana isolate Shanxi Qingling chromosome 19, ASM756505v1, whole genome shotgun sequence genome contains these proteins:
- the FBXO47 gene encoding F-box only protein 47, with protein MASRINTNFTLIPNQKLRRSNRQTSCYSKTLGSGFQPISTFGNFKALPLEIFQIILKYLSVKDISMLSMVSKTVSQHIINYISTSSGSKRLLLQDFHNLELPDRRQDSAILEHYRSLGLLFKRCTLLLPTKERLKYIHKILTEVSCFKFNGCAAPMQCLGLTCYGMFLQTLTAGWDELECHRVYNFLCELTNLCRKMQMAVCSKPGSARKLELRIRLFCRNVLLDHWTHQSDSAFWLTRILKPWPMVNQARLLYIIFGPISPQDGQVVWQKMIEEPTDEFSLKGLADAIKLLYDTSTKEWTADDVISLIDELSVVPREWLLENNARLLMLSGNNICFTFMASKAVNGRTIELARLIVFLALVCEKELYCMDWTVKMMQKVCKVFSTPVERNNFLQNVANAFACVIMEMLQSIMSGDRDEDDSSFLNLFHLVHAQANFHKEVLYLTMNTSLSA; from the exons ATGGCATCCAGAATAAATACCAATTTCACTTTGATTCCCAACCAGAAACTTAGACGTAGTAATCGTCAAACCAGCTGTTATTCCAAGACCCTTGGCTCAGGCTTTCAACCCATATCaacatttggaaattttaaagcCTTACCATTGGAAATAttccagataattttaaaatatttgtcag TGAAGGATATCAGCATGCTAAGCATGGTGTCCAAAACAGTCAGCCAACACATTATTAATTATATCTCAACCTCATCAGGAAGCAAAAGACTTTTACTACAGGACTTTCATAACCTTGAACTGCCTGACAGGAGACAAGACTCTGCTATACTGGAGCACTACAGATCTCTAG GTCTACTGTTTAAAAGATGCACATTGCTGCTACCCACCAAGGAAAGGCTAAAGTACATTCACAAGATACTCACAGAA GTTTCCTGCTTTAAATTCAATGGCTGTGCAGCTCCTATGCAGTGTTTAGGATTAACATGTTACGGCATGTTTTTACAG acCTTAACAGCAGGTTGGGATGAACTTGAGTGCCATCGcgtttataatttcttatgcgaACTGACTAATCTCTGCCGCAAGATGCAAATGGCTGTCTGCAGCAAACCAG GAAGTGCCCGAAAACTTGAGTTAAGGATCAGACTCTTCTGTAGGAATGTCCTCCTTGATCATTGGACACATCAAAGTGATTCTGCTTTTTGGTTGACACGAATATTAAAACCATGGCCAATGGTGAATCAGGCAAGATTACTGTATATCATCTTTGGGCCAATATCTCCTCAAGATG GACAGGTGGTTTGGCAGAAAATGATAGAAGAACCTACAGATGAATTCAGTCTGAAAGGTTTGGCTGATGCCATTAAGTTACTCTATGACACTAGCACTAAAGAGTGGACAGCAGATGATGTTATCAGTCTTATAGATGAACTatcag TGGTTCCCCGTGAGTGGCTTCTAGAGAATAATGCACGTCTCCTAATGCTAAGTGGAAACAACATCTGTTTCACTTTCATGGCTAGTAAAGCTGTGAATGGACGGACCATTGAACTGGCAAGGCTCATAGTCTTTTTGGCTTTG GTGTGTGAGAAAGAACTATACTGCATGGATTGGACAGTTAAAATGATGCAAAAAGTCTGCAAAGTCTTTAGCACTCCAGTGGAAAGAAATAACTTCCTGCAGAATGTGGCAAATGCATTTGCATGTGTTATAATGGAAATGCTGCAATCAATTATGTCTG GAGACCGTGATGAAGATGACAGCAGCTTTCTGAATTTGTTCCATCTTGTACATGCTCAGGCTAACTTCCATAAAGAGGTCCTGTATTTGACCATGAATACTTCTCTGTCTGCCTAA